The following proteins are encoded in a genomic region of Arcobacter suis CECT 7833:
- the sfsA gene encoding DNA/RNA nuclease SfsA, translating into MQFEKLIHGKLIKRYKRFLADVILENKEIITAHVPNSGAMTSCIEENCDVWLTFHDNPKRKLKYTLELTKMGENLICTNTGVANKIAIEAIENGVIKELQGYSSLKPEQKYGQNSRIDILLENKNQKCYVEVKSVSLKIDDYLAFPDAVTSRGTKHLNELYEMTLQGHRAVMLYIIQRDDNLPFRLACEVDKKYCEAFKEVTNKGVEVLVYHSYINLEEIYVKKVSIMASF; encoded by the coding sequence ATGCAATTTGAAAAACTCATACATGGCAAGTTAATAAAAAGATATAAAAGATTTTTAGCTGATGTTATTTTAGAAAATAAAGAAATTATTACAGCTCATGTTCCAAATAGTGGAGCAATGACCTCTTGTATTGAAGAAAATTGTGATGTTTGGCTTACTTTTCATGATAATCCTAAAAGAAAATTAAAATATACTTTGGAACTTACAAAAATGGGTGAAAATCTAATATGCACAAATACAGGTGTTGCAAATAAAATAGCAATTGAAGCTATAGAAAATGGAGTTATAAAAGAACTACAAGGATATAGTTCTTTAAAACCAGAACAAAAATATGGACAAAATAGCCGAATTGATATTTTACTTGAAAATAAAAATCAGAAATGTTATGTTGAAGTTAAAAGTGTAAGTTTAAAAATAGATGATTATTTAGCTTTTCCAGATGCTGTAACTTCAAGGGGAACAAAACACTTAAATGAGCTTTATGAGATGACTTTACAAGGGCATAGAGCCGTGATGTTATATATTATCCAAAGAGACGATAATTTGCCGTTTAGACTAGCTTGTGAGGTTGATAAAAAATATTGCGAAGCATTTAAAGAAGTTACAAATAAAGGTGTAGAAGTTTTGGTTTATCATTCATATATAAATTTAGAAGAAATTTATGTAAAAAAAGTATCAATTATGGCTTCATTTTGA
- a CDS encoding lysophospholipid acyltransferase family protein yields MNLKQISIAIYATYLTNKYGFKLKKVKTSEEKKALRIEYSQTLLSKLNINVEVLNKEKLPKNGNYLLISNHRSIIDPLIVELALKDSFIHGFWVSKKELFNSFFFGTFTKNADAILLDRESANMTSFFKDTKEIVTKGNSIFIFPEGTRNKTDNPVSTFKEGAKLIALKNRINILPVFIKTNANHILKEAIEKRTKNLKIEIEIGDIIDYKNKLPLEELYKKQFNI; encoded by the coding sequence TTGAACCTAAAACAAATAAGCATTGCAATATATGCGACTTACTTAACAAATAAATATGGCTTTAAATTAAAAAAAGTCAAAACATCAGAAGAAAAAAAAGCATTAAGAATAGAATACTCACAAACTCTATTGTCAAAGTTAAATATCAATGTTGAAGTTTTAAATAAAGAAAAACTTCCAAAAAATGGAAACTATTTATTAATATCAAATCATAGAAGTATAATTGACCCACTTATTGTAGAACTTGCATTAAAAGATTCATTTATTCATGGTTTTTGGGTATCAAAAAAAGAGCTTTTTAACTCTTTTTTCTTTGGTACTTTTACAAAAAATGCTGATGCAATTTTATTAGATAGAGAATCTGCAAATATGACTTCTTTTTTTAAAGATACAAAAGAAATAGTAACAAAAGGTAATTCTATTTTTATTTTTCCAGAAGGAACAAGAAATAAAACAGATAATCCTGTAAGTACATTTAAAGAAGGTGCAAAATTAATTGCACTTAAAAATAGAATAAACATTCTGCCTGTTTTTATTAAAACTAATGCAAATCATATTCTAAAAGAAGCAATAGAAAAAAGAACTAAAAACTTAAAAATTGAAATTGAAATTGGTGATATAATTGATTATAAAAATAAATTACCATTGGAAGAACTATATAAAAAACAGTTTAATATTTAA
- a CDS encoding ATP-binding protein encodes MVTPSIGTIELYKQLQILLKSDMPVFIHGSPGIGKSYIVNDIAKKNDLELVDVRLSQLDAVDLRGIPTITNNQTVWMPPVFLPLDQDSAGILFLDELNSASLSVQAAIYQLVLDRKIGEYSLPRNWKIVCAGNKINDKGIVFKLPSPLVNRMVHLLLEAKYDDFKNWAILNNIHSYILGFLGFRPDLLSSEVPNATETNPAFCTPRAWSMMSNILKTESNVNLISPIIYGTVGYAAAVEFISFIKVYKTLPNIDDILNGTCEIIPTEPSALYALCSAVIEKYENTNQAINIFAYSKSLPVEFAVMLIKDLIVKDENIALLDEFDKWMEKYGDYIL; translated from the coding sequence ATGGTAACTCCTTCAATTGGAACAATAGAACTATACAAACAACTTCAAATATTACTAAAAAGTGATATGCCAGTTTTTATTCATGGAAGTCCAGGAATTGGGAAATCTTATATTGTAAATGATATTGCAAAAAAGAATGATTTAGAGTTGGTAGATGTAAGACTTTCTCAACTTGATGCGGTTGATTTAAGGGGAATTCCCACAATTACAAATAATCAAACAGTTTGGATGCCACCAGTTTTTTTGCCTTTAGACCAAGATTCAGCGGGTATTCTTTTTTTAGATGAGTTAAACTCAGCTTCATTATCTGTTCAAGCTGCAATTTATCAGCTTGTTCTTGATAGAAAAATAGGTGAATATTCATTGCCAAGAAATTGGAAAATAGTGTGTGCTGGAAATAAGATAAATGATAAAGGAATTGTTTTTAAACTTCCAAGTCCACTTGTGAATAGAATGGTTCATTTACTTTTAGAAGCAAAATATGATGACTTTAAAAATTGGGCGATTTTAAACAATATTCACTCATATATCTTAGGATTTTTAGGATTTAGACCAGATTTATTAAGTAGTGAAGTTCCAAATGCAACTGAAACAAATCCTGCTTTTTGTACGCCAAGGGCTTGGAGTATGATGTCAAATATTTTAAAAACAGAGAGTAATGTTAATCTTATCTCTCCAATTATTTATGGAACAGTTGGATACGCAGCTGCTGTTGAATTTATTTCATTTATAAAAGTTTATAAGACTCTGCCAAATATTGATGATATTTTAAATGGAACTTGTGAAATTATTCCAACGGAACCTAGTGCTTTATACGCTTTATGTTCTGCTGTAATCGAAAAATATGAAAATACAAATCAAGCTATAAATATCTTTGCTTATAGTAAAAGTTTACCAGTTGAGTTTGCTGTTATGCTTATAAAAGATTTAATAGTAAAAGATGAAAACATAGCTCTTTTAGATGAGTTTGATAAATGGATGGAGAAGTATGGAGACTACATATTATAA
- a CDS encoding FadR/GntR family transcriptional regulator, translating into MEINKPIRISLPKQISIEIEKAIKKGAFKIGEKIPSEPDLVKAFEVSRNTIREAVQSLIQAGVLESRQGDGTYVLATSRFEANILNRLSNSKISEVDEVRFYLEREIVKLAALRRTQSDLIEIKKTLENKSLTKGSFKENSEADIEFHLSIAKASHNSIFYDLYKSISSYICTSIEEKLQLTQMEEELIFQLHKDLYEAISSQDSKKAEEVINKIFEI; encoded by the coding sequence ATGGAAATAAATAAACCAATTAGAATATCTTTACCCAAACAAATATCAATTGAAATAGAAAAAGCTATTAAAAAAGGCGCTTTTAAAATAGGAGAAAAAATTCCATCAGAGCCTGATTTAGTAAAAGCTTTTGAAGTTAGCAGAAACACAATCCGTGAAGCAGTTCAATCTTTAATCCAAGCAGGAGTTTTAGAATCGCGGCAAGGTGATGGAACTTACGTTTTAGCAACTAGCAGATTTGAAGCAAATATTTTAAATCGTTTAAGTAATTCAAAAATTTCAGAAGTAGATGAAGTAAGATTTTATTTAGAGAGAGAAATTGTTAAATTAGCAGCTTTAAGAAGAACTCAAAGTGATTTAATAGAGATTAAAAAAACACTAGAAAATAAGAGTTTAACAAAGGGTTCTTTCAAAGAAAATAGTGAAGCTGATATTGAGTTTCACTTAAGTATTGCAAAAGCTTCTCATAATTCTATTTTTTATGATTTGTATAAATCTATATCTTCATATATTTGTACTTCGATTGAAGAAAAATTGCAGTTAACTCAAATGGAAGAAGAGTTAATCTTCCAATTACATAAAGACCTTTATGAAGCTATTTCTTCACAAGATAGTAAAAAAGCAGAAGAAGTAATAAATAAAATTTTTGAAATTTAG
- a CDS encoding GreA/GreB family elongation factor: MQKDLITKHGYEKIVEEFKRLLKEKSYWVKEKEIAAQLGDRSENAEYIAAKEQIRNTDKRLRFLDRIINNSEVIDISLIPHTRVNFGSVVVVEDLDTQKEKTFIILGTHETNPNENKISNKSPLGRALLNKTLNEEFQFSINDNFFEYKIISIKEYKFE, translated from the coding sequence ATGCAAAAAGATTTAATTACAAAACATGGTTACGAAAAAATAGTTGAAGAGTTTAAACGCCTTTTAAAAGAGAAATCTTATTGGGTAAAAGAGAAAGAAATCGCCGCTCAACTTGGCGATAGAAGTGAAAATGCTGAATATATAGCTGCAAAAGAACAGATACGAAATACTGATAAAAGACTTCGTTTTTTAGATAGGATTATAAACAATAGTGAAGTTATTGATATATCTTTGATTCCACATACAAGAGTGAATTTTGGATCAGTTGTTGTGGTTGAAGATTTAGATACTCAAAAAGAGAAAACTTTTATAATTCTAGGAACTCACGAAACAAATCCAAATGAAAATAAAATATCAAATAAATCTCCACTTGGTAGAGCTTTGTTAAATAAAACTTTAAATGAAGAGTTTCAATTTTCTATAAATGATAACTTCTTTGAATACAAAATAATTTCAATAAAAGAGTATAAATTTGAATAG
- a CDS encoding SDR family NAD(P)-dependent oxidoreductase, with amino-acid sequence MKKNILITGCSSGLGLALTNYYLEKGFRVYGISRTKLNIENINFTHIVFDLSEVSKIKEILSPIIQDISQIETVFLNAGMLGKIRVLDELSTSEMQEVYNVNVYANKELLDILEKTKVKNILAISSGASITGYKGWGSYSLSKAGVNMLINLYSYEMLNTKLLAVAPGVIKTAMTDYIRFELDENIFPSAKKLNEGVVQTPEETVIKLDNLIDRIDEFESGSYVDVRKI; translated from the coding sequence ATGAAAAAAAATATTTTAATCACAGGTTGTAGTTCTGGACTGGGACTTGCACTTACAAACTACTATTTAGAAAAAGGTTTTAGAGTTTATGGTATTAGTAGAACTAAATTAAACATTGAAAATATAAATTTCACTCATATTGTTTTTGATTTATCAGAAGTTTCAAAAATAAAAGAAATTTTAAGCCCAATTATTCAAGATATTTCGCAAATTGAAACCGTTTTCCTAAATGCTGGAATGTTGGGAAAGATTAGAGTTTTAGATGAGTTATCAACAAGTGAAATGCAAGAAGTATATAATGTAAATGTTTATGCAAACAAAGAACTTCTTGATATCTTAGAAAAAACAAAAGTAAAAAATATTTTAGCTATCTCTTCGGGAGCTTCAATAACTGGTTATAAAGGTTGGGGTTCATACTCTTTGTCAAAAGCAGGAGTAAATATGCTAATAAATCTTTACTCATATGAGATGTTAAATACAAAACTTCTAGCAGTAGCTCCTGGGGTTATAAAAACAGCTATGACTGATTATATAAGATTTGAATTAGATGAAAATATTTTTCCATCTGCAAAAAAATTAAATGAAGGAGTTGTTCAAACTCCTGAAGAAACGGTTATTAAACTAGATAATTTAATAGATAGAATAGATGAATTTGAATCTGGCTCTTACGTGGATGTAAGAAAAATCTAA
- a CDS encoding vWA domain-containing protein encodes METTYYKDIFEKIRISFLFNHPFLSVLALSINSEFKGNINSAFLTDGFKITIDTEKLTKYSRDEITYLYAHTLLHIVLKHPYRQKTRDRHTWNQACDVVINNILTTFENVGIRPADEILDITLKDKCVEEVYEILYKKKKEELSKTTPDKKGNIESNSYDKSKLDLDEVLTKSEKVNQEKLDGIIIQALSLAKKSSNLYEGMSIEIDTLIKPEIDLHDVLKEYLISSFFEKQISYERPNKRFIDRGIYMPGTKKLNDNLNIFVALDSSSSVSFDEYKKFLGIISEIAESFYEYKIDILPFDLKVRNEYIISFDSFNPLSSKELLIPKSNGGTNFDELLIYLRKSSEISNDSLLIALTDGEFDISESLLCNTLFIISNKKNLRKFEQHGRVIQFNI; translated from the coding sequence ATGGAGACTACATATTATAAAGATATTTTTGAGAAAATTAGGATAAGTTTTTTATTTAACCATCCTTTTTTATCAGTTTTAGCTTTAAGTATAAATAGTGAGTTTAAAGGAAATATTAATAGTGCTTTTTTAACAGATGGTTTTAAAATTACAATTGATACAGAAAAATTAACAAAATATTCAAGGGATGAGATTACATATTTATATGCTCATACTTTACTTCATATTGTTTTAAAACATCCATATAGACAAAAAACAAGAGATAGACATACTTGGAATCAAGCTTGTGATGTGGTAATAAACAATATTTTAACAACTTTTGAAAATGTGGGAATAAGACCTGCTGATGAGATACTTGATATAACTTTAAAAGATAAGTGTGTAGAAGAGGTTTATGAGATTTTATATAAAAAGAAAAAAGAGGAGTTAAGTAAAACAACTCCTGATAAAAAAGGAAATATAGAATCAAACTCTTACGATAAATCAAAGTTAGATTTAGATGAGGTTTTAACAAAAAGTGAAAAAGTAAACCAAGAAAAACTAGATGGAATAATAATTCAAGCATTAAGTCTTGCAAAAAAATCTTCAAATTTATATGAGGGAATGAGTATAGAAATAGATACTTTAATAAAACCAGAGATTGATTTACATGATGTTCTAAAAGAGTATTTAATAAGTTCATTTTTTGAAAAACAAATCTCTTATGAAAGACCAAATAAAAGATTTATAGATAGAGGCATTTATATGCCTGGAACTAAAAAACTAAATGATAACCTTAATATCTTTGTAGCGCTTGATAGTTCATCTAGTGTTAGCTTTGATGAGTATAAAAAGTTTTTGGGAATCATAAGTGAAATAGCTGAGAGTTTTTATGAGTATAAAATAGATATTTTACCCTTTGACTTAAAAGTTAGAAATGAATATATCATTAGTTTTGATAGCTTTAATCCATTAAGTAGTAAAGAGTTATTAATTCCCAAATCAAATGGTGGGACAAATTTTGATGAGCTATTAATTTATTTAAGAAAATCAAGTGAAATAAGCAATGATAGTTTACTTATTGCTCTAACAGATGGAGAGTTTGATATAAGTGAGTCATTACTATGTAATACACTTTTTATAATAAGCAATAAAAAAAATCTAAGAAAGTTCGAGCAACATGGAAGAGTTATTCAATTTAACATATAA
- a CDS encoding CynX/NimT family MFS transporter has product MKFNSHLFMVFLGILFVSFNLRAPITSVGPITDLIQNEYSLSNSVAGLITTLPLLAFAIFSPFVAKMNHKFGHGLTMLGGLILIIIGELVRSYTNVYGLFIGTMFIGLGIAIGNVLIPSVIKHKFKKNVGNIISIYITSMCIFAALGAGISIPATNVLGWNTSLAMWGILAFIALLIWLPQLKKSEEYNNNDDLAIEKRIQSKTIWKSPLAWWVTLYMGTQSFLFYTLIAWIPSIIIFKGLDSHFAGMMALLFQLVALPATLLVPIIANKIKHQKLIATIISLNYLVGMVIFLFVTSSFGIIISMVFIGIGMGGAISLAIGFITQRTPHAKKAAELSGMSQSAGYLLAAVGPILLGFMFDITKSWTSSIIVLIVAIILLILFGLKAGRAEVTHH; this is encoded by the coding sequence ATGAAATTTAATTCACATTTATTTATGGTTTTTTTAGGAATACTTTTTGTTTCATTTAATCTAAGAGCGCCTATTACTTCAGTTGGGCCTATTACAGATTTGATACAAAATGAATACTCTTTAAGTAATAGTGTGGCAGGTCTTATTACTACACTTCCTTTATTAGCTTTTGCAATATTTTCTCCTTTTGTTGCAAAAATGAATCATAAATTTGGACATGGTTTAACCATGTTAGGTGGACTTATTTTAATAATCATAGGTGAGCTAGTTCGTTCTTATACAAATGTTTATGGATTATTTATAGGTACTATGTTTATTGGACTTGGTATTGCCATTGGTAATGTATTAATTCCTAGTGTAATAAAACATAAATTTAAGAAAAATGTTGGAAATATTATAAGTATTTATATAACAAGTATGTGTATATTTGCAGCCTTAGGAGCAGGAATTAGTATTCCTGCAACAAATGTTTTAGGTTGGAATACTTCATTAGCTATGTGGGGAATTCTAGCTTTTATTGCTTTATTAATATGGTTACCACAACTTAAAAAAAGTGAAGAATATAACAATAATGATGACTTAGCAATAGAAAAAAGAATTCAAAGTAAAACAATATGGAAATCACCACTTGCTTGGTGGGTGACTTTATATATGGGAACTCAATCATTCTTATTTTATACATTAATTGCATGGATTCCTTCTATTATAATTTTTAAAGGGTTAGATAGTCATTTTGCTGGAATGATGGCATTATTATTTCAATTAGTAGCTTTACCTGCAACTCTTTTAGTTCCTATAATTGCAAATAAAATCAAACATCAAAAGTTAATTGCTACTATTATCTCTTTGAATTATTTAGTAGGAATGGTAATATTTTTATTTGTAACATCTTCATTTGGAATAATTATTTCAATGGTATTTATAGGAATTGGAATGGGTGGAGCTATAAGTCTTGCAATAGGATTTATAACACAAAGAACTCCCCATGCAAAAAAAGCAGCAGAACTTTCTGGAATGTCCCAATCAGCTGGATATTTATTAGCAGCTGTTGGACCAATTTTATTGGGTTTTATGTTCGATATAACAAAATCATGGACAAGTTCAATAATAGTTTTAATAGTAGCTATTATATTATTAATCTTATTTGGATTAAAAGCTGGAAGAGCTGAAGTAACCCATCATTGA
- a CDS encoding L-lactate MFS transporter, whose translation MVEKNRWLMALSAVGVHICIGSVYAWSVYVKPIQAQMNWDLTDVTIAFSVAIFFLGLSAALMGKFVEKNGPRVSAIIAASLFGLGTMGSGLAIMMESKLLLYFFYGVLGGCGLGIGYISPVSTLVKWFPDKRGMATGLAIMGFGFASAVWGPTIKILIEAVGIAGTFFILGATYFVVMFASALYLEKPQEGFLPKKFEQKIKEGKKKIKEDLAFIGLNEAVKTPRFYGLWIMLFINITCGIAIIGVASPLLQEVLGVSAIAAAAAVGLMGIFNGAGRLLWASLSDYLTRPIVYVIFFATQIIAFYMLPSITEIVVFQVVLYFIMTCYGGGFASIPAYIGDIFGTKELGAIHGYILTAWAAAGLVGPLIISMVKDATGSYSQTLYVFAGFFVIAFIVSIAMILNIKSIQKKKHKHHH comes from the coding sequence ATGGTAGAAAAAAACCGTTGGCTAATGGCCTTAAGTGCTGTTGGTGTTCATATATGTATAGGTTCTGTTTATGCTTGGAGTGTTTATGTAAAACCCATTCAAGCCCAAATGAACTGGGATTTAACAGATGTTACTATTGCTTTTAGTGTTGCTATTTTCTTTTTGGGATTAAGTGCTGCTTTAATGGGAAAATTTGTTGAAAAAAATGGTCCTAGAGTTTCTGCAATAATCGCAGCATCACTTTTTGGTCTTGGAACTATGGGTTCTGGACTTGCTATTATGATGGAATCAAAATTATTGTTATATTTTTTCTATGGAGTTCTTGGTGGTTGTGGACTTGGAATTGGATATATTTCTCCTGTTTCTACACTTGTAAAATGGTTTCCTGATAAAAGAGGAATGGCAACAGGACTTGCAATCATGGGATTTGGATTTGCATCTGCGGTTTGGGGACCAACAATTAAAATTTTAATTGAAGCTGTCGGAATTGCTGGAACATTTTTTATTTTAGGTGCAACTTATTTTGTAGTGATGTTTGCTTCTGCACTTTATCTTGAAAAACCACAAGAAGGTTTTTTACCAAAGAAATTTGAGCAAAAAATAAAAGAAGGTAAAAAGAAAATAAAAGAAGATTTAGCTTTCATCGGTTTAAATGAAGCAGTTAAAACTCCTAGATTTTATGGGCTTTGGATAATGTTATTTATAAATATCACTTGTGGTATTGCCATTATTGGAGTTGCTTCTCCACTTTTACAAGAAGTACTTGGAGTTTCAGCAATCGCAGCAGCTGCAGCTGTTGGGTTAATGGGAATTTTTAATGGTGCAGGGCGACTTTTATGGGCATCTTTAAGTGATTATTTAACAAGACCAATTGTATATGTTATCTTTTTTGCAACTCAAATAATTGCATTTTATATGTTACCGTCAATTACAGAAATTGTAGTTTTTCAAGTTGTTTTATATTTTATTATGACTTGTTATGGAGGAGGATTCGCTTCAATTCCAGCATATATCGGTGATATTTTTGGAACAAAAGAGCTTGGTGCAATTCATGGATATATTTTAACTGCTTGGGCAGCAGCTGGGCTTGTTGGACCACTTATAATTTCAATGGTAAAAGATGCAACGGGTTCATACTCTCAAACACTTTATGTTTTTGCAGGATTTTTTGTGATAGCTTTTATTGTTTCAATAGCTATGATTTTAAATATCAAATCAATTCAAAAAAAGAAACACAAACATCATCATTAA
- a CDS encoding RluA family pseudouridine synthase, whose product MPYIKKEFQTIKGKKIEEFLETLSLDLKLCLTLLEKGKITDENNKRLQKNQIIKSDFIYIVVFEPLTKGLKPIFDSFHFAIFDKPSGIMVHPSSHQLNIYTLLDEIKYRFGEKGSLVHRIDAETSGLVLVAKNAFSDMVLKSMFEEKLYTKKYKALVNGQIKEELTINTPITNDDGLIKLKMKTHINGKESTTIIKPIFYDEINNQTLVEAIPLTGRQHQIRVHLDSIGHTIIGDPLYGVKEEFANLFLKNQISEEKRVQITKAKRLMLQADYLEFEFLDVIYKFSSKQKFY is encoded by the coding sequence TTGCCATATATAAAAAAAGAGTTTCAAACAATAAAAGGAAAAAAAATTGAAGAGTTTTTAGAAACTTTAAGCCTTGATTTAAAACTTTGTTTGACTCTTTTAGAAAAAGGCAAAATCACAGATGAAAACAATAAACGCCTACAAAAAAATCAAATTATAAAATCAGATTTTATTTATATAGTAGTTTTTGAACCTCTTACAAAAGGTTTAAAACCAATCTTTGACTCTTTTCATTTTGCAATATTTGATAAACCAAGTGGAATTATGGTTCATCCCTCTTCTCACCAACTAAATATTTACACTCTTTTAGATGAAATAAAATATCGCTTTGGAGAAAAAGGCTCTTTAGTTCACCGAATTGATGCTGAAACTTCTGGTTTAGTATTAGTTGCTAAAAATGCCTTTAGTGATATGGTTTTAAAATCTATGTTCGAAGAAAAACTTTATACTAAAAAATATAAAGCTTTAGTAAATGGGCAAATAAAAGAAGAATTGACAATAAACACTCCAATCACAAATGATGATGGTTTGATAAAACTAAAAATGAAAACCCATATTAATGGAAAAGAATCAACAACCATAATAAAACCTATTTTCTATGATGAAATAAACAATCAAACTTTAGTAGAAGCTATACCACTAACAGGAAGACAACATCAAATAAGAGTTCATTTAGATTCTATTGGTCATACAATAATTGGAGATCCACTTTATGGAGTAAAAGAGGAGTTTGCAAACTTGTTTTTGAAGAATCAAATTTCAGAAGAAAAAAGAGTTCAAATAACAAAAGCAAAAAGACTTATGCTTCAAGCTGATTATTTAGAGTTTGAATTTTTAGATGTGATTTATAAATTTTCTTCAAAACAAAAATTTTATTAA
- a CDS encoding ArsC/Spx/MgsR family protein, translating into MGNFSFYNFTFYEKTGCSGNAKQKELLKSHNISFSVKSLLDTSWTKETLSEFFKGLEVIDMFNPFAPQIRDKEININSLSKDEAINLMIKNPILIKRPLLDINGVKICGFDIEKINELLNTNIDTNKKLNTCSSSDSCTNV; encoded by the coding sequence ATGGGAAATTTTTCTTTTTATAATTTTACATTTTATGAAAAAACTGGTTGTAGTGGAAATGCTAAACAAAAAGAGTTATTAAAAAGTCATAACATATCTTTTAGTGTAAAAAGTTTGCTTGATACTTCATGGACAAAAGAGACTCTAAGTGAGTTTTTCAAAGGTTTAGAAGTAATTGATATGTTTAATCCTTTTGCACCACAAATAAGAGATAAAGAAATAAATATAAACTCTTTATCAAAAGATGAAGCAATAAATCTTATGATTAAAAATCCAATTTTAATTAAAAGACCACTATTAGATATAAATGGAGTTAAAATTTGTGGATTTGATATTGAAAAAATCAATGAACTTCTAAATACAAATATAGATACAAACAAAAAACTAAATACCTGTTCAAGTAGTGACTCATGCACAAATGTTTAA
- a CDS encoding class I SAM-dependent methyltransferase — translation MNIEKLKEIILENLKNKSVDLKRVFHGRGNFYEGFHYLIVDSINDILMATLFEEVEENTQKEIIKMLDEVYATKGFKTLIIQRRYKKDNLYEILRGKISENAVAYENGLKYALNFSNQNIGIFPDMKNGRSFIKEISKDKKVLNLFSYTCAFSVCAISAGASKVVNVDMAKNALTTGRTNHHLNNLDTKKVKFLPYDILKSWNRIKKEGPYDIIVIDPPSFQKGSFEASKDYEKIIRRLNELAASKCTILSCLNAPELDSDFIKDKFSEFAPFFKFVKRLENVEEFVTNSEEKSLKNLIFSN, via the coding sequence ATAAATATAGAAAAATTAAAAGAGATTATTTTAGAAAATCTAAAAAATAAAAGTGTAGATTTAAAGAGGGTTTTCCATGGTCGTGGGAATTTTTATGAGGGTTTTCATTACTTGATAGTTGATAGTATAAATGATATTTTAATGGCAACTCTTTTTGAAGAAGTTGAAGAAAATACTCAAAAAGAGATAATTAAAATGCTTGATGAGGTTTATGCTACAAAAGGTTTTAAAACTTTGATAATTCAAAGAAGATATAAAAAAGATAATCTTTATGAAATTCTAAGAGGGAAAATCTCTGAAAATGCAGTTGCCTATGAAAATGGTTTAAAATATGCCTTAAATTTTTCAAACCAAAATATAGGAATTTTTCCAGATATGAAAAATGGAAGAAGTTTTATAAAAGAGATTTCAAAAGATAAAAAAGTATTAAATCTATTCTCTTATACTTGCGCTTTTTCTGTTTGTGCCATAAGTGCTGGAGCTTCAAAAGTTGTAAATGTTGATATGGCAAAAAATGCACTAACTACTGGAAGAACAAATCATCATCTAAATAATCTTGATACAAAAAAGGTAAAATTTTTACCCTATGATATTTTGAAATCATGGAATAGAATCAAAAAAGAGGGACCTTATGACATTATAGTTATTGACCCGCCATCATTTCAAAAGGGAAGTTTTGAAGCTAGTAAAGATTATGAAAAAATCATCAGAAGATTAAATGAATTAGCAGCTTCAAAATGTACAATTTTGTCTTGTTTAAATGCTCCAGAACTTGATTCTGATTTTATAAAAGATAAGTTTTCAGAATTTGCACCATTTTTTAAATTTGTAAAAAGATTAGAAAATGTGGAAGAATTTGTGACAAACAGTGAAGAAAAAAGCTTAAAAAATCTAATCTTTTCAAATTAA
- a CDS encoding bacteriohemerythrin, whose product MKKFEANKHSLNYEKMDTLHMEFLEIYNSVDLNSKDSINAKATELLEHTKKHFSEEEKLMDRYSYPRSKEHKDEHNKVLSELRFFIDKSHSIFGMNILKSYYVEKLPYWFDYHLASMDSDLAAYLKNFNLKSNKKQQEVN is encoded by the coding sequence ATGAAAAAGTTTGAAGCAAATAAACACTCGTTAAATTACGAAAAAATGGATACCTTACACATGGAGTTTTTAGAAATTTACAATAGTGTAGATTTGAACTCAAAAGATAGCATAAATGCTAAAGCAACAGAATTACTTGAACACACAAAAAAACATTTTAGTGAAGAAGAAAAACTAATGGATAGATACAGTTATCCAAGAAGTAAAGAACATAAAGATGAACATAATAAAGTTTTATCTGAACTTAGATTTTTTATTGATAAATCTCATAGTATTTTTGGTATGAATATTTTGAAATCATATTATGTTGAAAAATTACCTTATTGGTTTGATTATCATTTAGCAAGTATGGATAGTGATTTAGCTGCATATTTAAAAAACTTTAATTTAAAAAGCAATAAAAAACAACAAGAAGTAAATTAA